The genomic region ACTTCATTTTGAAGGTGAAATGATGCTGAACCTGATAAATCTGGACGATTCAGGGAAGAGGTACTCTTTTCTGGTGCCGATTCTGGTGTTCTTTGTGAACACTGTCGGTTTTTGGAACGATATAGCGATGGTGTACAACTCGCTCAGGATTTTCCTGAAGGTTCTCGAGGATTTCTTTTTGTTTTTTCTCTATTCTCTCTCGATATCCGGGCTCTACAAAACGATAACGGGCAGAGCACCAACAGAGATGATGTGGGCACTTTCTTCATACGTTTTCTTGCCCCTTCTTTCTGTGTTTCTGGATGTTCGAGTTTCTCTTTTGATCCTCTTTTTCACTTCTTTGTTCCTTTTTAGGAAGCTGGAGCTGAGAAATCTGCTTTTCATTTCACTTGTGAGAGCATCTGCGCTTTGCCTTTTCATATGGAAGATCTCCTCATGGATGAGGTGAGGGAAGATGAACATAGCGATGTTCAGCGATACCTACGCTCCTCAAATAAACGGCGTGGCAACGTCGATAAGGGTGTACAAAAAGAAGCTGACGGAACGTGGCCACAAGGTTGTGGTAGTGGCTCCTTCAGCCCCCGAGGAAGAAAAGGATGTATTCGTTGTGAGGAGCATTCCCTTTCCCTTCGAGCCGCAACACAGAATCTCCATCGCCTCTACAAAAAATATTCTGGAGTTCATGAGAGAAAACAACGTCCAGATAATACACAGCCACTCTCCCTTTTTCATAGGGTTTAAAGCGTTGAGGGTTCAGGAGGAAATGGGATTGCCACACGTTCACACGTATCACACACTCCTGCCCGAATACAGACACTACATCCCAAAACCCTTCACTCCTCCCAAAAGATTGGTGGAACACTTCAGCGCGTGGTTCTGCAATATGACAAACGTGGTGATCGCTCCCACGGAAGACATAAAAAGAGAACTCGAAAGCTACGGCGTGAAAAGACCCATCGAAGTGTTACCCACCGGTATAGAAGTGGAGAAATTCGAAGTAGAAGCACCTGAAGAATTGAAAAGAAAATGGAATCCTGAGGGAAAGAAAGTGGTTCTCTACGCCGGAAGAATAGCTAAAGAGAAGAATCTGGATTTTCTTCTGAGAGTTTTCGAGAGTTTGAACGCACCGGACATCGCCTTTATTATGGTAGGAGATGGTCCTGAAAGAGAGGAAGTGGAGGAATTCGCGAAGGAAAAAGGACTCGATTTGAAGATCACAGGGTTCGTACCTCATGACGAAATTCCCCTCTATTACAAACTCGGAGATGTCTTTGTTTTTGCTTCGAAAACGGAAACACAGGGACTGGTACTCCTGGAGGCCTTGGCTTCCGGCCTTCCCGTGGTGGCTCTGAAGTGGAAAGGAGTTAAGGATGTTTTGAAAAATTGCGAAGCAGCGGTTCTCATAGAAGAAGAAAATGAAAGACTCTTCGCCGAAAAGATAAAACACATTCTGAAAAACGATCGACTCAGAGAAGAGCTCTCAACAAAGGGGAGAGAATTCGTCAGAAAGGAATGGTCCGTTGATCGATTCGTTCAAAGGCTTGAAGAGATATACACGAGAGCAATAGAAGAAGGTCCTGTTGAAATAAACACATCTCTCATGATAAAGGAATTCGTCAAGTTCGAAAAATTGAAAGAGTTCTTCTCAAAGATCGAAGACAGAATCTGGAGGTGATCTTCTTGTTTCCATTTCACCTGTTTCTCGGGCACGTTGTAGCAGACCACGGTTTCACGAACAACGCAAAGATAAGAGAGTACAGGGGCTGGAAGCTGATCGGGCACATGATCTGGTCGGTCTTTGCCATCCTTGCCTTCACATTCGATGTTATCTTTCAGTCCACCACTGGTGTGGTTGTCTTCTTGGTCTCTGTGGTGGTGCATCTCACGGGAGATCTCCTGAGAGTCTATCTTCACCGGAAGGGAAAGAAGCGTTTGATAAATCTTCTGGAAGTCGCCCTTCTTGTGATTTTTCTTGTACTGAACGCCGCGGTGAAAGATCTCTTCAAAGGATCGTACCTGACAGCGGAGTTTGTTTTCTATCTGCTTGGGATGAACGCGGTATCCGTTGCTGTGACGTACGTCTTCAGGAACTTCGTCCCGGGAGATCCAAAGATATCCGATATCGAAGGGATCTCTGAAAGACTGGCTTTCTTTGTGTTCCTCCTCGCTGGTAAGGATCTCTTCGCTTTCCTTTCCCTCGCCCTTGGTTTTCTATACCGGCTTTGGAAGTTCAGAAAGCCCGATGTGAGGTGGTGGATGAGTCCAGTTTTTGGAGTTCTGATCTCCGTTCTCTGGAACTGGATGATGTACGGGAGGATCTTCTGATGACTTACGCGGTGGGGGACATTCATGGGTGCTTTTACGCTCTGAAGAGTCTTTTGGAAAAACTTCCACTCTCTGAAGAAGACGAGCTGATCTTCATGGGGGACTACGTTGACAGGGGACCGAATTCTCGTGAAGTGATCGAATTCTTGATAGAGCTTTCGAAACACCACAGGTGTGTTTTTTTGAGAGGAAATCACGAAGAAATGCTTCTGAACTGTGTGAAGAACGGCTCTGATTGTGATCTGTGGTTCTTCAACGGAGCAAGAAGCACGGTGGAAAGCTTCGGAGGAGTCGAAGAGATCAAAAAATTTCTTCCTTTTTTCGAAAACACCGTATACCACTATGAAAAGGAAAACTACGTTTTCGTTCATGGAGGGGTAAGACCGGGTGTCTCCCTCGAGGATCAGGATCCTTTCGATCTTGTCTGGATAAGGGACGAGTTCATCTACAGTGAAAATCCTCTTCCAGGAAAGATCGTGGTGTTCGGACACACTCCCTTTGAAGAGCCGTTCGTTTCTCGCGATAAAATTGGAATCGATACGGGATGTGTCTACGGAGGAAGACTCACCGCTCTTAGGGTTGAAGATAGAAAATTCTTTCAGGTAGAATGTGCAAACAGGAGATGGTAGAGTGAAAGCGGTCTATCCAGGATCTTTTGATCCCATCACTCTCGGACATGTGGACATCATCAAAAGAGCGCTTTCTATTTTCGACGAGCTTGTGGTCCTCGTCACGGAGAATCCGAGAAAAAAGTGTATGTTCACCTTGGAGGAAAGGAAAAAGCTGATAGAAGAGGTTCTCAGCGACCTAGATGGAGTGAAGGTGGATGTTCATCATGGCTTACTCGTGGATTATTTGAAAAAACATGGTATAAAAGTCTTGGTGAGAGGACTCAGGGCTGTGACCGACTACGAGTACGAGCTGCAGATGGCGCTTGCAAACAAAAAATTGTACAGCGATCTGGAAACAGTGTTTCTGATCGCAAGCGAAAAATTTTCTTTCATATCCTCCAGTCTTGTGAAGGAAGTGGCCCTGTACGGCGGTGATGTGACCGAATGGGTACCACCCGAGGTAGCCAGAGCCCTGAACGAAAAGTTGAAGGAGGGAAAGCGATGAAGATAAAGGTGAAGCTTCCAGACGGAAAAGAAAAAGAGTACGACAGAGGCATCACACCGGCGGAGATCGCAAAAGAACTGGGCATAAAAAAGGCGATCGGAGCGGTTGTTAACGGTGAACTCTGGGACCTGAAAAGACCCATCGAAAATGACTGCGAACTGCGGCTTGTAACTCTGGAGGATCCCGAGGCACCCGAGTTCTACAGACACACCATGGCACACATCCTCGCACAGGCTGTGATGAGACTCTATGGAAAAGAAAACGTAAAACTGGGAATCGGCCCCACCATTGAGAACGGTTTTTACTACGATTTCGATATAAAGAACGGAAGGCTCACAGAGGAAGATCTCCCAAAGATAGAACAGGAGATGAAGAAGATAATAAAGGAAAATCTTCCTATAGAAAGAAAGGAGATCAGCAAAGAAGAGGCAAGAGAACTTTTCAGAGATCAGCCTTACAAACTCGAGCTAATAGAGGAGATCGAAGGCAACAGAGTAACGATCTACCGTCAGGGAGAGTTCGTGGATCTCTGCAGAGGTCCTCATCTTCCTTCGACAGGAATAGTGAAGCACTTCAAACTCCTCTCCGTTTCAGGCGCGTACTGGCGAGGCAGTGAGAAGAATCCCATGCTCACAAGAGTTTACGGAACGGCCTTCGCCAAAAAGGAAGACCTCGACAATTACTTGAAATTCCTTGAAGAAGCCCAGCGAAGGGACCACAGAAAATTGGGACCTCAACTCGAACTTTTCATGCTGAACACCGAGTACGCTCCCGGTATGCCGTTCTTCCTTCCAAAGGGAGTCGTAGTGCTCAACGAATTGATGAAATTTTCCAGAGAACTCCATCGTGAGAGAGGATACCAGGAGATCTTCACACCGCTCATAATGAACGAGCAGCTCTGGAAGATCTCCGGTCACTGGGATCACTACGCTGAGAACATGTACTTCATAGAGAAAGACGAGGAAAGGTACGCGGTGAAACCCATGAACTGTCCCGGTCACATTCTCGTGTACAAGAGCAGGACGGTTTCCTACAGGGACCTACCGCTGAGATTCTTCGAGTTTGGCCGGGTTCACAGATACGAGAGAAGCGGAGTTCTCCACGGTCTCATGAGGGTGAGATCCTTCACACAGGACGATGCACACATATTCTGCACTCCCGATCAGATCGAGGAAGAGATACTCGGCGTTCTCGATCTCATAAACACCATCTACAGCCAATTCGGCTTCACCTACAGAGTGGAACTCAGCACAATGCCCGAAGATCACATGGGTGACGAAGCGATTTGGGAGAAGGCAACAACCGCCTTGAAGAATGCCTTAGAAAGGGCCGGGCTCTCGTACAAAGTGAACGAGGGTGAAGGCGCTTTCTACGGTCCGAAAATAGACTTCCACATAAGAGATTCGATAGGAAGAGAGTGGCAGTGTGCCACGATTCAGCTGGATTTCATGATGCCCGAAAAGTTCAACGTCACTTACATAGGCCCAGACAACAAAGAGCACAGAGCCGTGATGATACACAGAGCGATATACGGTTCGCTCGAAAGGTTCTTTGGCATCCTGATAGAGCACTTCGCTGGAGCGTTTCCAACCTGGCTTGCACCGATCCAGGTGGCAGTTATTCCCATATCAGAAAAACACAACGACGGTGCGGAAAAGGTTGCAAGGAGGATCTCTCAGGAAGGGTTCAGGGTCTTCTTCGATAACCGCCGTGAAACTCTTGGATACCGTATCAGACAGGCTCAAACCCAGAAAATACCGTACATGATAATAATAGGTGACAAAGAGCTGGAGAGCGGGAAGATCTCCGTGAGAACAAGAACGGGGAGAGAGATAAAAGACGTAGATCCAGAACACTTCGTCGAAACTCTGAGAAACGAAGTTCTGAGCAGAAAGCTCGAACTTTCAATGGAGGGATAATCGTGAAATGTTTCTTCGAGAGTGAAGAATTCGAGAAAGCTGTGGAAAAAATAGATCGACTCTACGAAAAGGTCGATTCAATAGAGGAGGCAGAAATAGCTTTCTTGAGAGAAAAAAAGCCTTTTCAGGGAGTGGCTGTGGTGAAAGAAGAAACGTACACCATCTACAAAACTGGAGAGAAACTCGTAGAACTCGAAGACCCAGAAAAAGCTGCATCGATAGCGTATATCCTCGCAGGGGAGAAGTTGCTCTCTGGAGGCTGGGTGAGAAGGATGGTCAGCGGTCTTCTTCAGGCGATGATTGTTCTCATGGAGATAGAAGACGAAAACGGCTGGAGTCACTCTCAGAGAGTTGCAAGACTCGCAGAACGTGTGGGAAAGAAACTGGGCTTATCGGAAGAAAAGCTCTCTCTGTTGAGAGAATACGCCATGCTACACGATGTGGGAAAGATCGGAATAGAGCAACTCATGCTTTACACTCCAACCCGGATTAGAATTTTCGAGCAATATCCCCAAGATCACACCATCATGGGGTCTGTTTTTCTCGCGTCTTTAGAGGTCTTGTGGGATGTCGTTCCGATCGTGAGACACCACCACGAAAACTGGGACGGCACGGGATATCCCGATGGGCTCAAAGGTGAAGAGATTCCACTTGAAGCGCGAATAATAAGCGTGTGTGATTACTACGACGTTCTCACAAATTTCGTTTCGTCAGAATGGGAAGGGAGAACCAAAACACAC from Thermotoga sp. Mc24 harbors:
- a CDS encoding glycosyltransferase family 4 protein, with protein sequence MNIAMFSDTYAPQINGVATSIRVYKKKLTERGHKVVVVAPSAPEEEKDVFVVRSIPFPFEPQHRISIASTKNILEFMRENNVQIIHSHSPFFIGFKALRVQEEMGLPHVHTYHTLLPEYRHYIPKPFTPPKRLVEHFSAWFCNMTNVVIAPTEDIKRELESYGVKRPIEVLPTGIEVEKFEVEAPEELKRKWNPEGKKVVLYAGRIAKEKNLDFLLRVFESLNAPDIAFIMVGDGPEREEVEEFAKEKGLDLKITGFVPHDEIPLYYKLGDVFVFASKTETQGLVLLEALASGLPVVALKWKGVKDVLKNCEAAVLIEEENERLFAEKIKHILKNDRLREELSTKGREFVRKEWSVDRFVQRLEEIYTRAIEEGPVEINTSLMIKEFVKFEKLKEFFSKIEDRIWR
- the coaD gene encoding pantetheine-phosphate adenylyltransferase, translating into MKAVYPGSFDPITLGHVDIIKRALSIFDELVVLVTENPRKKCMFTLEERKKLIEEVLSDLDGVKVDVHHGLLVDYLKKHGIKVLVRGLRAVTDYEYELQMALANKKLYSDLETVFLIASEKFSFISSSLVKEVALYGGDVTEWVPPEVARALNEKLKEGKR
- a CDS encoding metallophosphoesterase family protein, producing the protein MTYAVGDIHGCFYALKSLLEKLPLSEEDELIFMGDYVDRGPNSREVIEFLIELSKHHRCVFLRGNHEEMLLNCVKNGSDCDLWFFNGARSTVESFGGVEEIKKFLPFFENTVYHYEKENYVFVHGGVRPGVSLEDQDPFDLVWIRDEFIYSENPLPGKIVVFGHTPFEEPFVSRDKIGIDTGCVYGGRLTALRVEDRKFFQVECANRRW
- the thrS gene encoding threonine--tRNA ligase; protein product: MKIKVKLPDGKEKEYDRGITPAEIAKELGIKKAIGAVVNGELWDLKRPIENDCELRLVTLEDPEAPEFYRHTMAHILAQAVMRLYGKENVKLGIGPTIENGFYYDFDIKNGRLTEEDLPKIEQEMKKIIKENLPIERKEISKEEARELFRDQPYKLELIEEIEGNRVTIYRQGEFVDLCRGPHLPSTGIVKHFKLLSVSGAYWRGSEKNPMLTRVYGTAFAKKEDLDNYLKFLEEAQRRDHRKLGPQLELFMLNTEYAPGMPFFLPKGVVVLNELMKFSRELHRERGYQEIFTPLIMNEQLWKISGHWDHYAENMYFIEKDEERYAVKPMNCPGHILVYKSRTVSYRDLPLRFFEFGRVHRYERSGVLHGLMRVRSFTQDDAHIFCTPDQIEEEILGVLDLINTIYSQFGFTYRVELSTMPEDHMGDEAIWEKATTALKNALERAGLSYKVNEGEGAFYGPKIDFHIRDSIGREWQCATIQLDFMMPEKFNVTYIGPDNKEHRAVMIHRAIYGSLERFFGILIEHFAGAFPTWLAPIQVAVIPISEKHNDGAEKVARRISQEGFRVFFDNRRETLGYRIRQAQTQKIPYMIIIGDKELESGKISVRTRTGREIKDVDPEHFVETLRNEVLSRKLELSMEG
- a CDS encoding HD-GYP domain-containing protein; this translates as MKCFFESEEFEKAVEKIDRLYEKVDSIEEAEIAFLREKKPFQGVAVVKEETYTIYKTGEKLVELEDPEKAASIAYILAGEKLLSGGWVRRMVSGLLQAMIVLMEIEDENGWSHSQRVARLAERVGKKLGLSEEKLSLLREYAMLHDVGKIGIEQLMLYTPTRIRIFEQYPQDHTIMGSVFLASLEVLWDVVPIVRHHHENWDGTGYPDGLKGEEIPLEARIISVCDYYDVLTNFVSSEWEGRTKTHEEALEIIKKEAGKKFDPKVVEAFLEIFSDEAVE